The Streptomyces vinaceus genome contains the following window.
CTGCCCGGCCGCGGCGGGGAGCCCGCGCGGTACGACGTACGGCTGACCCTGGCTGAGGACTCGGCGCTGCGGTGGCTGCCGGAGCCGCTGGTCTCCGTAAGCGGCAGCGACCTGCGGGTCCGCACGCGCGCCGAACTCGCGCCCACGGCCCGGCTGCTGCTGCGCGAGGAGCAGGTGCTGGGCCGTTGGGGGGAGGAGCCGGGACTGCTGCGCAGCCGGCTCACCGTGACCCGGGGCGGGGGCCCGCTGCTGGACCAGGAGCTGGCCTGCGGGCCGGGGGCGCCCGGTGGCTGGGACGGTCCGGCGGGGCTCGCGGGCCACCGGGCGCTCGGTCAGCTCCTGGTCGTCGACCCGGCGTTCGCCGGATCGGCGCCGGCCGCCGCCGTACTCGGGGAGTTCGCGGCCGTCACCCCGCTGGCCGGTCCCGCCGTCCTGGTGACGGCTCTTGCGCCGGACGCCCTGCGGCTGCGCGAGGTACTCGACGCGGCGTGTCGCACCTATGGCTGGTAACGGCTGCGCGAACCTGGGACGAATGGGACACCGCTCAGCGGTACACGCCTCCCCGGTTATCGGGTTGGCAAAGAACAGGACCTCGCTCTGTTGTCAGGTGTAGGTCAGGCGAAAGGATCGCCCCTGTTCGACCGACCGACCGACCCGACCAACCCGGCCCTCTCCGGCCGGGTCTGACGCAGGGGGAACAACCACGTGATACGTACTGCGGCGCTGGGGAGCGCTGCCACTCTGATCACCGGAGCACTGGCCGCGGGCCTGCTGCTGGCCACGCCGGCCGCCGCCGCCCCGACCGGCCAGAACAGCGGGTTCCCGGAGGCGCTGGGTGTCCAGCTCGCCGCCGCCCGCGCCGCCGCCACCGGAGTCGAGTGGAAGGACTGCCCCGCCGACTGGGGCTTCGAGGCCCCGATCCAGTGCGGCTGGGTCAAGGTCCCGCTGGACTACTCCAAGCCGTTCGGCAAGACCATCGACCTCGCCGTCGACCGGATCGGCAGCACCGGCACCAAGGAGGAGCGCCAGGGCGCGCTCGTCTACAACCCGGGCGGCCCCGGCGGCTCCGGCATGCGCTTCCCGCGCCGGGTCACCACCAAGAGCCCGCTGTGGGTCAACACCTCCAAGGCCTACGACTTCGTGGGCTTCGACCCCCGCGGTGTCGGCCACTCCGCCCCGATCTCCTGCATCGACCCGCAGGAGTTCGTCAAGGCGCCCAAGGCCGACCCGGTCCCGTCGGGCGAGGCGGACAAGCGCGCCCAGCGCAAGCTGGCCGCCGAGTACGCGGACGGCTGCAAGGAGCGCAGCGGCGAGATGCTGCCGCACATGACCACGCCGAACACCGCGCGCGACCTGGACGTCATCCGGGCCGCCCTCGGTGAGAAGAAGCTGAACTACCTCGGCGTCTCCTACGGCACCTACCTGGGCGGCGTCTACGCGACGCTCTTCCCGACCCACGTGCGCCGCATGATCGTCGACAGCGTGGTCAACCCGGACACGGACAACATCTGGTACCAGGCCAACCTGGACCAGGACGTCGCCTTCCAGACGCGCTGGAACGACTGGCAGGACTGGGTCGCCAAGTACGACTCCGTCTTCCACCTCGGCGACACCCGCGCCAAGGTCGAGGCCAAGTACCAGCAGCTGCGCGCTCAGGCCAAGGCCAACCCGCTCGGCGGCGTCGTCGGCCCGAACGAGCTCATCGGCTTCTTCCAGGGCGCCCCGTACTACGACTCCTCGTGGGTCCCGGTCGCGCAGGCGTTCAGCGCCTGGGCCGCCGGTGACGAGAAGCCGCTGATCGAGGCCATCGCCCCGGACATGTCGGACACCAAGGGCAACGCGGCGTCCGAGAACAGCAACGCCGTCTACACCGCGGTCGAGTGCGCCGATGCCAAGTGGCCCACCAGCTGGGCCAAGTGGGACCGGGACAACACGAAGCTGAACGAGAAGTACCCCTTCCTCACCTGGTCCAACGCGTGGATGAACCTGCCCTGCGCGACCTGGAAGTCCAAGCAGAGCAACCCGATCGAGGTCGGTGCCAAGCGCGGTCTGCCGCCGGTCCTGATCGTCCAGTCCGAGCGTGACGCCGCCACGCCGTACGAGGGTGGCGTCGAGCTGCACCGCCGCCTCGCCGGTTCGCGTCTGATCACCGAGCAGAACGCCGGCTCGCACGGTGTCACCAGCCTGGTGAACCCCTGCATCAACACCCGGGTGGACGCCTACCTGCTGACCGGCAAGGTCGACGCCAAGGACGTGAAGTGCGGCCCGCACGCCACACCGGTTCCCCCGGCCCCGGCCGCGGCCCGCTCGCTGGAGAAGGCTCCGGCCTCGGCGCTCCCGGCGCTGGAGGAGCTGCCGGCCGTCCGCTAGCGGACGGCGCCGGCGGAGCGGCACCGTAGGAGAATCAGCACGGGAGAAGGCTCAGCGCGTCCTGCGCCGGGCCTTCTTCCGCGCTTCCTCCTCCTCCGCCTTGACCTCGGCGGCGTACCGGTCGACGTACTCCTGGCCGGACAGGCCGAGGACCGCGTACATGATCTCGTCGGTCACGGCCCGCAGAACGGCCCGCTCGCCCTCCAGCCCGGCGTACCGGGAGAAGTCCAGCGGCTCGCCGAAGCGGATGGTGACGCGCCGGATGTTCGGGATCTTCTGCCCGGGCGGCTGGATCTCGAAGGTCCCGACCATCGCGCACGGTACGACGGGCACCCCGGCCCCGAGCGCCATCGCGGCCACGCCCACCTTGCCCTTGTAGAGCCGCCCGTCGTGGGAGCGGGTGCCCTCCGGGTAGATGCCGAGCAGCTCGCCCCTGGCCAGCACGCCGAGCCCCTCGCGCAGCGCGGCCTGCCCGGCGTCCTTGCCCGAGCGGTCCACCGGGATCTGCCCGGCGCTGCGGAAGAAGAACGCGGTCAGCTTCCCCTTCACGCCGGGTCCGGTGAAGTACTCGGCCTTCGCGAGGAAGGTGATCCGGCGTTTCAGGATGGCGGGCATCAGGAAGTGGTCGGAGAACGACAGGTGGTTGCCCGCGACGATCGCGGCCCCCTCCTCGGGGATGTTCTCCAGTCCCTCGATGCGCGGCCGGAACAGCAGCCGGAGCAGCGGACCGAGCAGCACGTGCTTGAGCAAGCTGTAGAACACCGGGGCGTTTTCCCTTCACCTGGGGTCAGGTCAGTGTGCCGGACACGGTGCCGGATGGGCATGGCGAACCAGAATCCCACCGGCCGGCACAGGACGACCGCGGTCGGCGGACCGGCCCGGGGCGGGCTCAGGACCAGCCGGGGAGCCTGACTTCCTTCGCCTCATAGCACGGACGGCGTCGCCGGGGGTTCATGTGAGGACCGATCGGAATCGGCCGAAGGAGCCGGGCCTGGCAAGGGGGGCGCCCGCGGCGGGAGGGGCGGAGGGATCGGACGGGGCGCGCAGGCGCCGGTTCAGGTCTTGCGGGAGGCTGCCATGCCGGCGGTCAGCAGGCCGAGGACGACCCAGCCGAACCACAGCCAGCCATTGCTGCCGAGGGCCACGGAGTACGTGGCGACGGCCACCAGAGCGGCGAAGGTCATGACGGCCATCGCCTTAACGGATCCGGTCATGCCCCATGGTCGCGCGCGAAGGTGCCGGCGCGCTACTGGCCACGCGCTTGGAGCGAGGCGAGATAGGAGTTGTACGCCTCCAGCTCCTGGTCGCCGTCACGGTCCGCGGCCCGGTCCGCGCGCTTCGCGGCCCGCTGCTCGGAGTGGTACCACTGGTAGACCAGCGCGATCAGGACCAGCACGGACGGGATCTCGCTGAAGGCCCAGGCGATGCCGCCGCCCCACTGCTGGTCGAGCAGCGGGTCGATGCCGAGGGAGGCCGGCGGGTTCGCGTACGTCTTGATCATCGGCTCGCTCGCCATCATCAGGGCGATGCCGAAGAAGGCGTGGAACGGCATGCCGGCGAAGAGCTCCAGCATCCGCATCACGTAGCCGGGACGGTGCGGGCCCGGGTCCACGCCCATGATCGGCCAGAAGAAGACCAGGCCGACGGCCAGGAAGTGCACCATCATGCCGATGTGCCCGGCCTTGCTCTCCATCAGGAAGTCGAAGATCGGGGTGAAGTAGAGGGCGTAGAGGCTGGCGATGAACAGGGGGATCGTGAACACCGGGTGGGTGATCACCTTCATGTACCGGCTGTGCAGCAGCATCAGCAGCAGCTCACGGGGGCCCTTGTGGCCGCGGGCGGCGGGCGGCAGCGCGCGCAGCGCCAGGGTCACCGGCGCGCCCAGCAGGAGCAGGATCGGGGAGAGCATGCTGATGACCATGTGCTGGACCATGTGCACGCTGAACATGACCATGCCGTAGTCGTTCAGCTTGGTGCACATCACCAGGGCGACGCTCAGCACTCCGGCGGTGAAGGCGATGGTCCGGCCCGGCGGCCAGGCGTCCCCGCGGCGGCGCAGCCGCACCACGCCCCACAGGTACAGGCCGAGGCCGACCAGCGAGCCGATCAGGAAGAACGCGTCGAAGGAGAACTCCAGCCCGCGCCCGAGAGTGAACGGCGGCAGGTCCATGTTCATGTCCATGTCCATGCCGTGACCGCTGTGATCCATCTGTTCACTCCCTTGACCTGTGGTGCCCCACCACAGTAGTGCCGCCCCCGGGCGCGAACGCGTCCGGGGGCGGCACTACGGGATATCGCAGCAGAAGGGGGGAAACATCACAGAACGTTCTGCGCCTCGGAGTAGCGCTCCGCCGGGACCGTCTTCAGGGTCTGCACGGCGTCGGCGAGCGGGACCATCTCGATGTCGGTGCCGCGCAGCGCGGTCAGCATCCCGAACTCACCGCGGTGCGCCGCCTCGACCGCATGCCAGCCGAAGCGGGTGGCCAGGACCCGGTCGTACGCGGTCGGCGTACCGCCGCGCTGGACGTGGCCCAGGATGACCGGACGGGCCTCCTTGCCCAGGCGCCGCTCCAGCTCGACGGCGAGCAGGTTGCCGATGCCGGCGAAGCGCTCGTGCCCGTACTGGTCGGTGCCGCCCTCCTGGAAGTCCATGGAGCCGGCGCGCGGCTTGGCGCCCTCGGCGACCACGACGATCGCGAACCGCTTGCCCGCCGAGAAGCGCTCGCCGACGATCGCCGTCAGCTCGTCGATGTCGAAGGGGCGCTCCGGGACGATGATGGCGTGTGCGCCGGCGGCCATGCCCGAGTGCAGTGCGATCCAGCCGGTGTGGCGGCCCATGACCTCGACGACCATCACGCGCTGGTGGGACTCGGCGGTGGTCTTCAGCCGGTCCAGGGCCTCGGTGGCGACCCCGACGGCGGTGTCGAAGCCGAACGTGACGTCCGTCGAGGCGATGTCGTTGTCGATGGTCTTCGGGACGCCCACGATCGGCAGACCGGCCTGCGAGAGCAGGTTGGCCGCCTTCAGGGTGCCCTCGCCGCCGATCGGGATGATGGCGTCCAGGCCGAGGTCGGCGACGTGCCCGCGGGCCCGCTCCACGCCGTCGCGCAGGTGCGCGGGCTGCACCCGCGAGGAACCCAGGATGGTGCCGCCGCGGGCCAGGATGCCGGCCACGGCGTCGAGGTCCAGCTTGCGGTAGTCGCACTCCAGCAGGCCGCGCCAGCCGTCGTGGAAGCCGATGACCTCGTCGCCGTGGTCGACGACGGCGCGGTGGACGACGGAACGGATGACGGCATTGAGGCCGGGGCAGTCGCCGCCGGAAGTGAGCACACCAATGCGCATGGCAGGAAGACCTTTGCAACGTGGGCCGACGACCGGACCACGTCGTCCGGTTGGAACTACGGCCACCCTACAAGTGGTGGAGAGGTGGGCTGAACCATCCTCCACATGCTGGTCGTACTCGTCGTACGAAACCACGTCGGCCCGGTTCCCCCAAGGGAAAACCGGGCCGAACACATGATGGCGGGGCCGCCCCGATGAGCGGTCCGCGCGGTGCTACGCGGGCTGGGTCGCCGCCGCGATGCGCTCGGCGCGCAGCGCCTCGTACCAGCGGTCGTCGATGGGCGGCAGCGCGTTCACGTCGAGGGCCAGCTTCAGCAGCAGGTCCGCGATCTGCGGGTTGCGGGCCATCACGGGACCGTGCATGTAGGTGCCGAAGACCGTGTCGTTGTACGCGCCCTCGGTGCCGTCGCCGGTGCCGTTGCCCCGGCCCATCGTGACCCGGGCGAACGGGCGGGCCGTCGGGCCGAGCTGGGTGACGCCCTGGTGGTTCTCGAAGCCCGTCAGCTGCGGCAGGTTCAGGCGCGGGTCGATGTCCGCGAGGACGTCGCCGACGCACCGCTCGCCCGTGCCGCGCACGGTGACCACGTCCAGCAGGCCGAGGCCCTCCTGGCGTTCGCCCATGTCGTTGACGAACTCGTTGCCGAGGATCTGGTAGCCGGCGCAGACGGAGAAGACGATCGCCCCGTTCGAGACGGCCCGCTCCAGACCGCCGTCGCGCAGCAGGCGCTCCGCGGCGAGCCGCTGCGGGCGGTCCTCACCGCCGCCGATCAGGTAGATGTCGCCCGACGTGGGGATGGGCTGGTCGCTGCGCACGTCCACGCGCTGCACGTCCAAGCCGCGCTGGCGGGCCCGGCGCTCCACCACGAGGGCGTTGCCCTGGTCTCCGTACGTGCTCAGCAGGTCCGGGTAGACCCACACCAGACGCAGGCTGTTGTCGCTCATGCTCTTTTCCTCTGCGGTTCAGGTGAGAGTTCTAGTTGCCGACGCGGCGGCGCACGTCCTGGAAGGCGGTGTAGTTGGCGATCAGCTCGATCTGCCCGGGCGGCGCCAGCTGCACGGCCTCGTCGAGGGTCTCGCACACGCGGAAGTCCAGGCCCGCGACCTCCAGGCGGACCGCGAGGTCCAGCTTGCGGTCGCCGATCACGAAGATCGGGTGCCCGGCCAGCCGCGGGTAGTCCACGTCCCACAGCCAGGAGGTGTCCGTGCCGTCGGCGCCGCGCGCGTTCACCGAGAGGATCACCGGGGTCGGCGGCGGGTCGATCAGCGAAAACGTTTCGAGCCAGCCCGCCGGGTTCTTCGCGAGCAGCAGGCGCAGCTCACGGCCCTGGAAGGTGATCACGTCGTAGCGGCCGGCGACGGCCTGCACCTGGTACATGCGCTCCAGCGCCACCTGCGGCGGGACGCCGAAGACGGCGGCCACGGCGGCCGAGGTGGCGGCGTTCGCCTTGTTGGCGCGGCCGGGCAGCTGGAGGTGGATCGGCCAGGCCGAGCCGTGCGGGTCCAGTACGTGGTCCCCGGACAGCACCCAGCTCGGGGTGGGGCGCCGGAACCCGCACTCGCCGCAGAACCAGTCGTCCCCGGGGCGCTGCATGACGCCACCGCAGGAGGGGCACGACCAGGCGTCGTCCTTCCACTCCTGGCCGGCGGCGACCCACACCACGTTCTGCGAGGAGGAGGCCGACCACACGATGAGCGGGTCGTCGCAGTTGGCGACGATGACGGCCTTGGAGCCCTGGAGGCCCTCGCGCCACTTCTCCGCGAGCATGCGGGTCTCGGCGGCGCGGTCCAGCTGGTCGCGGGAGAGGTTCAGCAGGGCGATCACCTTGGGGGTGACGTCCCGGGCCACTCCGGCGAGGTACTTCTCGTCCACCTCGATGACGCCGTACTTGGCGTCCGAGCCGCCCGCGAGGGCGGAGGTGATGCCGGCCGGCATGTTCGCGCCGAGGGCGTTGGAGACGACCGGACCGCTGGCCCGCAGGGCCTCGGCGATCAGCCGGGTCGTCGTGGTCTTGCCGTTCGTCGCGGAGACGAGGACGACGTCGAGATGCTGCGCGAGCGCTCCGAGGAGATCGGGGTCGAGTTTGAGTGCGACCTTCCCGCCGATCACCGATCCGCTTCCGCGTCCCGCGGCCCGCGACACCGCCGCCGCGGCCTTGCCCGCCGTCACGGCCAGCTTGGCCCGCGGCGAAAGCGGCTCTGTGTTGCCTGCCATCGTCCCTTGTCCTCCTTGCGTCGGTCGGCCCCAGCCTATCCAGTACCGGCCGGGGCCTTGACCGCGGCGCCCCAGGGCGCCGCAGATCTCCTCATATATTCGCCCGTCGTACCCTTACGGCCATGCGACAGCGCCCCATCCCCGGTACCACCGGCCTCGTCCGCACCATGAGCCTGCTGGGCGACCCGGTGCTCCACTCGCCGTGCGAGGAGGTCACCGCGTTCGGTCCGGCCCTCGGCCGGCTCGTCGAGGACATGTTCGCGACGATGTACGCCGCCGAGGGCGTCGGCCTCGCCGCGAACCAGATCGGCGTCGGGCAGCGGGTGTTCGTGTACGACTGCCCCGACGACGAGGACGTGCGCCACGTCGGGCACATCGTCAACCCCCGCCTCGTGGCGGCCGACGGGGACGAGTTCCGCGGCCCCGAGGGGTGCCTGTCGCTGCCCGGTCTGGAGGCGGGCACCGTCCGGTTCGACCGCGCGGTCGTCGAGGGGGTCACCTCCGACGGCGCGCCCGTACGGATCGAGGGGACCGGCTTCTTCGCGCGCTGCCTCCAGCACGAGTGCGACCACCTCGACGGCACGGTCTACGCGGACCGGGTCACGGGTCTGCGTGCCCGGCGGCTGCGGCGGGCGATCCGCAAGACGCCGTGGGGCGCGCGGGCCGCGGCGGCCGCTCGGAGCTGAGCGGCGGTTCCCGCCCGGGAGCCCCTAGAACCCCGGGCCGTCCACGCGGTTGCCGGCCGTGGCCAGCCGGCCCCACAGCAGGTCGGTGAGTCCGGTGACCAACTCCGCGCGCTCGCAGGGGCGCTCGCCGAGCCACCAGTCGCCGGCGGCGTGCATCATGCCGACGATCCCGTGGCCCCAGATCCGGGCCAGGCGCTCGCCGCCGGGGCCGAGGTCCACCCGCTCGCCGATGACGTCGGCGAGCTCCTCGCCGAGCCGGCGCAGCAGCGGGGCCGAGTGCACGCCCACGTCGAAGCCCTTCTCGGCGGCCTGGGAGTCCTCGGCGGGATGCATGAGGAACCGGTAGACCTGCGGCCGGGCCTCGATGGCCGCGAGGTAGGTGTCGAGGGTGGACTCCACGCGGCTGCGGCGCTCGGCGGGGGCGTCGAGCGCGGCCCGCAGCGAGTCGAGCAGCGCGTCGGTGTGCCGGACGGCGAGGGCCTGGTAGAGCCCGGCCTTGTCGCCGAAGTGCCGGTAGAGGATCGGCTTGGTGATGCCGGCCTCCGCCGCGATGGCGTTCATGGACGCCTTGGGCCCGTCCCTGAGGACGACCCGGTCGGCCGCTTCGAGCAGCTCCCGCCTGCGGCGCTCGGCCGTTCCCGGTTCGCCGGCCTGCTGAGTGGTCTCCATGACGTGTTTCTCTCCCCGCCCTTGCGATGGTGCGTGACGCCCACGCAACGTAACACCCCGCACACCCTCGCGATCGAATCGGCCGCCGCGCCCCCGGCTCGGCCGTGACGCTGCTTGACAGTGGCTACTCACCGGTAACACACTGTGGCCACCGTATGGGTTACCGCTAGTAACACACTGGTGGACGCACAGCTGGAGGGGAACATGGCGGAGTTCACCATGGAGCTCAATGACGACCAGAAGCAGGTACGCGACTGGATCCACGGCTTCGCGGCCGAGGTGATCCGGCCCGCCGCCGCGGAATGGGACGAGCGCGAAGAGACTCCGTGGCCCGTCATCCAGGAGGCCGCGAAGGTCGGGATCTACTCGCTCGACTTCTACGCCCAGCAGTTCTTCGACCCTACCGGCCTGGGCATCCCGATGGCCATGGAGGAGCTGTTCTGGGGCGACGCGGGCATCGCCCTGTCGATCGTCGGTACCGGGCTCGCGGCCATCGGCGTCGTCGCCAACGGCACCGAGGAGCAGATCGGGACCTGGATCCCGCAGATGTACGGCACCCCCGACGACGTGAAGGTCGCCGCCTTCTGCTCCTCCGAGCCGGACGCCGGATCCGACGTCGGCTCGATGCGCACCCGCGCCGTCTACGACCAGGCCAAGGACGAGTGGGTGCTCAACGGCACCAAGACCTGGGCGACCAACGGCGGCATCGCCAACGTCCACATCGTCGTCGCCGTGGTCGACCCCGACCTCGGCACCAAGGGCCACGCCTCCTTCATCGTGCCGCCGAACACCCCGGGCCTGTCCCAGGGCCAGAAGTTCAAGAAGCACGGCATCCGCGCCTCGCACACCGCCGAGGTGGTCCTGGAGGACGTCCGCGTCCCCGGCTCCTGCCTGCTCGGCGGCAAGGAGAAGCTGGACGAGCGGCTCGCGCGGGCCCACGAACGGGCCAGGGCCGGCGGCGCCGGCGAGCGTGTGAAGAACGCGGCCATGGCCACCTTCGAGGCCTCCCGCCCGGCCGTCGGCGCCATGGCCGTCGGCACGGCGCGCGCCGCGTACGAGGTCGCCCTCGACTACGCCAAGACCCGTACGCAGTTCGGCCGTCCGATCATCGACAACCAGGGGGTGGCCTTCCAGCTCGCCGACATGCGGACCTCCATCGACGCGGCGCGGCTGCTCGTGTGGCGGGCCTCCTGGATGGCCGTCGCGGGCAAGCCCTTCACCTCCGCCGAGGGCTCCATGTCGAAGCTGTTCGCGAGCGAGGTCGCCAAGAAGGTGACCGCGCAGGCGGTCCAGATCCTCGGCGGCAACGGCTTCACCCGCGAGTACCCGGTGGAGCGCATGCACCGCGACAGCGCCATTTACACCATCTTCGAGGGCACCAGCGAGATCCAGCGCCTCGTGATCGCCCGCACGATCTCGCAGATGCCGATCCGCTAGCGGCCCGGCGCCGACCCGCCGTGCCTCACGACCGGGTCCGCCCGTGCACGGGCGTGAGGCACAGCGAGTGCGGGTCCTCGACCCACTGGTCGGGGACGCTGATCAGGTCGCCGTCGGCGCAGTCCGCGCCGCCGGTGCCGCGCTCCTTGGTGACCAGGTACGCGGCCAGCGGGGAACCGCAGGGCTCCGGAATCAGCTTCTCGTTGCGCAGTTGGTCCGCGTCGCGCACGCACGTCCCGATGGCCGGCCCGGTCGGCGGCCCGTCGTCCCCGGCCGCCAGGCCCAGCAGTACGAGGAGGGGCGGCGCCAAGGCGATCAGCACGGCCGCCGTCAGGAAGACCAGCGCCGGCGGCCGGCGCCACAGCGGCCTGCCGGGGCTCAGTGAGGGCACGATGGCGCCGGCGGGGGGAGCGAGCCTGAGGAACCGCGACCGTGCGCCGAGGTTCATCAGCAGGGTGACGGGCGTGATGAACACGGAGAGCGGGCCCCACCAGCCCTGCCACAGCGTGTCCGCGGACATCTTCCGGTAGGTGGCGAGCCCGCAGTCGCGGCAGAACGGCCCCTCCTGGCGCAGGAACCGCATCAGCACCAGCATGCCCTGATGCCCGCGCACGGTGGCCCGCGCGGCCGGCTGGGCCCCGCACACGCGGCAGCCGTACGGGGCCTGCGGCACCGGCCCGTGGCCGTACGGGACCGCCTGCGGCGGCACCCCGTACGGGAGGTGGGGGCCGCCCTGCTGCGGGCCGTACGGGTGGTAGGGGCCGGCGCCGTGCTGCGGTGGCGGAGTGGCCACGGATCTCTCCTCGGGTCTCGCGGTGATCAAAGGGTGCTCGGTGATCACGGCACCCTAGCCCGCGCCGTCATGCCCGCAGCAGCCGGGCGAGGGCCCGTGAGAAGAGCAGCCGGCCGGCCGCCGCGACCAGGGGGTCGAAGCGGCGGCCCAGGCCGCGTACGCGCAGCTCCTCGCGCCACTCCACCACCGATCCGCCGGCCGGACCGGGGCGGACCTCGATCTCCGCCCAGCCCGTGACCGCGCGGCCGCGCTTCTCCAGCCGGACCAGTCCCGGCGAGGCGTCGGCCGGGGGCCGCCAGAGCACGACTTCCATGGGGTCGTCGAACGTGATCCTGCCCACTCCCGTGCGCGCCGTGAAGCGCGTTCCGGCGCGCGTGGGCGGCGCCGTCCCGATGATCGTCCGCGTGAGCGGAACCTGGGCGCCGTGGCGTTCCCAGTCCGTGACCCGCAGCCACGCGGCGGCGGGCCGGAGAGGGGTTCGGTGAACGATCCGAATACCGGGCATGAGCGCATGGTAAGCGGGCATACACACCCTGAACTGGATCCCCGATATGGGTTCCGTCCGGGGGCGGCGATCAGCAATACTCACCGCCACCGTGGATCGCGGATTCGACCGGGTGACCACCGGCCCTCCCGCCCCACACTGCGAGGAGGTGCGCCATGTGCTCCCACCAGCCCCCCTGCCCGTCCGCCGACAGCGCCGACCACGACGCCGCCCGCACCGTGGCCTTCCGCCCAGAACAGGGCTGGAGCCTGCTCTGCAACGGCCTGGTGGTCTTCGACGACACCGGTGAGCTGCTCCCCGACGGCCGTGCGGTGGAACCCCGCCGCCCGGCCCTGGTCTGAGCGAGGAGGCCGCATGCGCCAGCAGCTGATCCGCAAGCCCGTCCCCAAGCCCGCCCCACGAGACCTGGACCTGCGCACACCGTCGGGCAGACCCCTCCCGTACTGACGGGAGCCCCGGCGTTACGCGGCCCCACCGGCTGGAGTTCAGCCGGTGGACGCCGCCGCGCCCCCCAGGAACGCGGCCTCGAAGGCCTCGTCGCC
Protein-coding sequences here:
- a CDS encoding acyl-CoA dehydrogenase family protein, with the protein product MAEFTMELNDDQKQVRDWIHGFAAEVIRPAAAEWDEREETPWPVIQEAAKVGIYSLDFYAQQFFDPTGLGIPMAMEELFWGDAGIALSIVGTGLAAIGVVANGTEEQIGTWIPQMYGTPDDVKVAAFCSSEPDAGSDVGSMRTRAVYDQAKDEWVLNGTKTWATNGGIANVHIVVAVVDPDLGTKGHASFIVPPNTPGLSQGQKFKKHGIRASHTAEVVLEDVRVPGSCLLGGKEKLDERLARAHERARAGGAGERVKNAAMATFEASRPAVGAMAVGTARAAYEVALDYAKTRTQFGRPIIDNQGVAFQLADMRTSIDAARLLVWRASWMAVAGKPFTSAEGSMSKLFASEVAKKVTAQAVQILGGNGFTREYPVERMHRDSAIYTIFEGTSEIQRLVIARTISQMPIR
- a CDS encoding SRPBCC family protein, producing the protein MPGIRIVHRTPLRPAAAWLRVTDWERHGAQVPLTRTIIGTAPPTRAGTRFTARTGVGRITFDDPMEVVLWRPPADASPGLVRLEKRGRAVTGWAEIEVRPGPAGGSVVEWREELRVRGLGRRFDPLVAAAGRLLFSRALARLLRA
- a CDS encoding DUF5999 family protein, which gives rise to MCSHQPPCPSADSADHDAARTVAFRPEQGWSLLCNGLVVFDDTGELLPDGRAVEPRRPALV